The Saccharomonospora cyanea NA-134 genome includes a region encoding these proteins:
- a CDS encoding glutaminyl-peptide cyclotransferase — translation MTRVGATVLAVLTAVGACAGGPSQEPRSTSGQFEDGGPIVVPEEWTVEVLDVSPHDPEAFTQGLEVVDGTLYEGTGLVGESTVRKGPVGGEPTVTVSLPEPLFGEGITVVGSRLWQLTWRSGVAVERDVDTLEERRRVRYDGEGWGLCHQEGPDRLVMSDGTATLTFRDPDDFSVLGTVEVTDSGNPVAELNELECVGDTVYANVWHTDHILRIDPATGAVTARIDASGLLTPQEAAEADVLNGIAALDEPDHFLVTGKLWPKMFTVRFVPTGR, via the coding sequence ATGACCAGGGTCGGCGCGACGGTGCTCGCCGTGTTGACCGCGGTGGGCGCGTGCGCGGGGGGACCATCCCAGGAACCGAGGTCCACCTCGGGGCAGTTCGAGGACGGCGGTCCGATCGTCGTACCGGAGGAGTGGACGGTCGAGGTCCTCGACGTGTCGCCCCACGATCCGGAGGCGTTCACCCAGGGACTGGAGGTCGTCGACGGCACGCTGTACGAGGGCACGGGCCTCGTCGGGGAGTCCACCGTGCGCAAGGGGCCGGTCGGGGGTGAACCGACCGTCACGGTGTCGCTGCCCGAACCGCTGTTCGGCGAGGGCATCACCGTGGTCGGCTCCCGCCTCTGGCAGCTCACCTGGCGCAGCGGTGTCGCCGTCGAACGCGACGTCGACACGCTGGAGGAGCGGCGCCGCGTCCGTTACGACGGTGAGGGCTGGGGCCTGTGTCACCAGGAGGGGCCCGACCGGCTGGTCATGAGCGACGGCACGGCCACCCTCACGTTCCGTGACCCCGACGACTTCTCCGTGCTCGGTACCGTCGAGGTCACCGACAGCGGGAACCCGGTCGCCGAACTCAACGAACTGGAGTGCGTCGGCGACACCGTGTACGCCAACGTCTGGCACACCGACCACATCCTCCGCATCGACCCGGCGACGGGCGCCGTCACCGCGCGCATCGACGCGTCGGGGCTGCTCACCCCGCAGGAGGCGGCCGAAGCCGACGTGCTCAACGGCATCGCCGCGCTCGACGAGCCGGACCACTTTCTCGTCACGGGGAAACTGTGGCCGAAGATGTTCACAGTGAGGTTCGTCCCGACGGGTCGATGA
- a CDS encoding MFS transporter, whose translation MRSGRRGRRKWTPDERASRPSPDPTRVQRPQPPPPTRAHHPQDTVPTADEAPTGAVPVQPPPPPRGARPYHGRAAAPPPWRSRRAEPPYEHYDTGGYPPGHPRDAFGPDPTTTKHGFESAENATRMPKKLTVTRVAALRGRELSGQAVAAFRRAATADGADKSGLTSLTYSVMLNYASDAAMAVALANTLFFAASSGESRGKVALYLLITIAPFALVAPVIGPALDRIQRGRRLAMAAASAGQALMCVLMALNFDSWVLYPAALGKMVLSKSFMVLKAAVTPRVLPPEITLSKTNARLAVFGLAAGGAFGAVASGLNWAFGSAGALWFTALICAVGAAQAMRIPSWVEVTEGEVPASLTGKLPTRKEKQERQPMARHVVVALWGNGSIRVLTGFLMMFAAFAVKAETEDSGQSAFVQLLLLGIIGAAAGVGGFLGNALGSRMHFGKPDQVVLVCLASALAATIVAAIVSGIATAALVGLVGSTASALAKNSLDAVIQQDMPEESRASAFGRSETVLQLAWVFGGAVGLLLPPTYWIGFLVVSALLALGLTQTWLVRGGSSLVPSLRGRAVRPDPGPDRGGS comes from the coding sequence ATGCGTTCCGGTCGCAGGGGTAGGCGGAAGTGGACGCCCGACGAACGGGCGAGCCGACCGTCACCCGACCCCACGCGGGTCCAGCGGCCCCAACCGCCGCCTCCGACCAGGGCTCATCATCCTCAGGACACCGTTCCGACCGCCGACGAGGCGCCGACCGGTGCGGTACCCGTGCAGCCTCCGCCGCCGCCTCGCGGAGCGCGGCCCTACCACGGACGCGCTGCCGCGCCGCCCCCGTGGCGGTCCCGGCGCGCGGAACCCCCGTACGAGCACTACGACACCGGCGGCTACCCGCCGGGGCACCCGCGCGACGCGTTCGGCCCCGACCCGACCACGACGAAGCACGGGTTCGAATCGGCCGAGAACGCCACCCGCATGCCGAAGAAGCTCACCGTCACGCGGGTGGCGGCACTACGCGGCCGTGAGCTCTCCGGCCAGGCGGTCGCCGCCTTCCGCAGAGCCGCCACCGCCGACGGGGCCGACAAGTCCGGCCTCACCTCGCTGACGTACTCGGTGATGCTGAACTACGCGAGCGACGCCGCGATGGCGGTGGCACTCGCCAACACGTTGTTCTTCGCGGCCAGCAGCGGCGAGAGCCGCGGCAAGGTGGCGCTGTATTTGTTGATCACCATCGCGCCGTTCGCCCTCGTGGCCCCGGTGATCGGTCCCGCTCTCGACCGCATCCAGCGCGGGCGCAGACTCGCCATGGCCGCCGCGTCGGCGGGACAGGCGCTGATGTGCGTGCTCATGGCGCTGAACTTCGACAGCTGGGTGCTCTACCCCGCCGCGCTCGGCAAGATGGTGCTGTCGAAGTCGTTCATGGTGCTCAAGGCTGCCGTCACGCCACGGGTGCTCCCACCCGAGATCACACTGTCGAAGACCAACGCCAGGCTCGCCGTGTTCGGACTCGCGGCCGGGGGCGCGTTCGGGGCGGTCGCCAGTGGCCTGAACTGGGCGTTCGGCTCGGCAGGGGCGTTGTGGTTCACCGCGCTCATCTGCGCCGTCGGCGCCGCGCAGGCCATGCGCATCCCGTCGTGGGTCGAGGTCACCGAGGGCGAGGTGCCCGCCTCCCTGACCGGCAAGCTGCCCACGCGGAAGGAGAAGCAGGAACGGCAGCCGATGGCCCGGCACGTCGTGGTGGCGTTGTGGGGCAACGGCTCCATCCGGGTGCTCACCGGGTTCCTCATGATGTTCGCCGCGTTCGCGGTGAAGGCCGAGACCGAGGACAGCGGGCAGAGCGCCTTCGTGCAACTGCTGCTGCTCGGCATCATCGGGGCCGCCGCGGGCGTCGGCGGGTTCCTCGGCAACGCCCTCGGTTCCCGCATGCACTTCGGCAAACCCGACCAGGTGGTGCTGGTGTGCCTGGCGAGTGCACTGGCCGCCACCATCGTCGCCGCGATCGTGTCGGGCATCGCCACGGCCGCACTCGTCGGGCTCGTGGGCTCCACCGCCAGCGCTCTGGCGAAGAACAGCCTCGACGCCGTCATCCAACAGGACATGCCCGAGGAGTCGCGCGCGTCGGCGTTCGGCCGCTCCGAAACCGTGCTGCAGCTCGCGTGGGTGTTCGGCGGCGCGGTGGGTCTGCTGCTTCCGCCCACCTACTGGATCGGCTTCCTCGTGGTGTCCGCGCTGCTCGCGCTCGGACTCACCCAGACCTGGCTGGTGCGCGGCGGCTCGTCGTTGGTGCCGTCGCTGCGCGGGCGCGCGGTGAGACCCGATCCGGGACCGGACCGGGGCGGCTCGTAG
- a CDS encoding DUF2771 family protein, which translates to MRRSVVALAVAGAAVATGCSAPQPPEVTFYTDGDSVTALPLSYCDAVLRDCETGGDAATLDARPGQPVQISLPSEISETPWLVIVQSAAPDGTLLPMRQEVFTDGTRHAYTVVPETPRHQPLVVEVQQLGAAYAVDQQDNPILDERGQPQLVVRGVWSLQITPS; encoded by the coding sequence ATGCGACGTTCAGTAGTAGCGCTGGCGGTCGCGGGCGCGGCCGTGGCGACCGGCTGTTCAGCCCCGCAGCCCCCCGAGGTCACGTTCTACACCGACGGCGACAGCGTCACAGCGCTGCCTCTGAGCTACTGCGACGCCGTGCTGAGGGACTGCGAGACCGGTGGCGACGCCGCCACCCTCGACGCGCGCCCCGGCCAGCCGGTACAGATCTCGCTGCCCTCCGAGATCTCCGAGACACCGTGGCTGGTGATCGTGCAGTCCGCCGCCCCCGACGGCACGTTGCTGCCCATGCGGCAGGAGGTGTTCACCGACGGCACCCGGCACGCCTACACCGTGGTGCCGGAGACGCCCCGCCACCAGCCGCTCGTGGTGGAGGTGCAGCAGCTCGGCGCCGCCTACGCCGTGGACCAGCAGGACAACCCGATCCTCGACGAACGCGGCCAACCGCAGCTCGTGGTGCGCGGTGTCTGGTCGCTCCAGATCACTCCGTCCTAG